In Excalfactoria chinensis isolate bCotChi1 chromosome 5, bCotChi1.hap2, whole genome shotgun sequence, a single genomic region encodes these proteins:
- the LOC140252372 gene encoding alpha-1-antitrypsin-like, which translates to MKTVIYMCLLLAGLHAFAYGQLTANHHNEHDPNEPNDHIHHSAEAIACLKLVPNNADFAFKFLNEVALEAPNKNIFFSPVSISAAFAMLAMGARSVTKTQILEGLAFNLTEIQEKEIHEGFHNLMHMISHPEGGVQLNMGSAIFLTEKLKPLNKFLDDVKPLYQVEVFATDFNNSIEAEKEINDYVEKKTQGKITNLVKEMDPQTVMLLASFVFFRGNWENPFKPENTEEREFFVDAETTVKVPMMYQVGTFELYFDKDLPCTVVRLHFSGSATVFLALPAKGKMEQLEQTLDKERVKKWSDHLFRSKIQLYLPKFSISGHYEITNILSKMGIVDVFTNRADLSGITGDPELKVSKAFHKASLEVNERGTEAAEAASPKMMALSLAPSIEFNRPFLMLIFDRDTNSTLFIGKISNPTTTSTSEI; encoded by the exons ATGAAGACTGTAATTTATATGTGTTTGCTTCTGGCTGGGCTTCATGCTTTTGCCTATGGTCAGCTTACTGCCAACCACCACAATGAACACGATCCAAATGAACCTAACGACCACATCCACCACAGTGCTGAAGCGATTGCTTGCCTTAAACTAGTGCCAAACAATGCTGACTTTGCATTTAAATTTCTAAATGAGGTTGCCCTAGAAGCACCTaataagaacattttcttctctcctgtgAGCATCTCCGCTGCCTTTGCAATGCTGGCCATGGGGGCTAGGTCAGTCACCAAGACTCAGATCTTGGAAGGACTTGCCTTTAATCTTACAGAAATTCAAGAGAAAGAGATACATGAAGGCTTCCACAATCTCATGCACATGATCAGCCATCCTGAGGGTGGGGTACAGCTCAACATGGGGAGTGCAATCTTTCTAACAGAGAAGCTGAAACCACTAAATAAGTTTTTAGATGATGTCAAACCTTTGTATCAAGTAGAGGTTTTTGCTACTGATTTCAACAATTCCATAGAGGCTGAGAAGGAGATCAATGATTAtgtagagaagaaaacacaagggAAGATTACTAATTTGGTTAAGGAAATGGATCCACAGACCGTAATGCTCCTGgctagctttgttttctttagag GCAACTGGGAAAATCCTTTTAAACCAGAGAACACTGAAGAAAGGGAGTTCTTTGTGGATGCTGAAACTACTGTGAAAGTTCCTATGATGTATCAGGTTGGCACATTTGAATTGTATTTTGATAAGGACCTGCCTTGCACCGTGGTACGTCTTCATTTCAGTGGAAGTGCTACTGTGTTTCTAGCTCTGCcagcaaaagggaaaatggaGCAGTTAGAGCAAACTCTGGACAAGGAAAGAGTCAAGAAATGGTCAGACCATCTATTCCGGAG CAAAATACAGCTCTACCTCCCCAAATTTTCTATCTCTGGGCACTATGAAATAACAAACATACTTAGCAAGATGGGAATTGTGGATGTGTTCACCAACCGGGCAGATCTCTCCGGCATCACTGGTGACCCAGAACTGAAGGTTTCTAAA gCTTTCCATAAGGCTTCTCTGGAAGTTAATGAGAGAGGTACtgaggcagcagaagcagcttctCCTAAAATGATGGCCCTCTCTCTTGCTCCATCCATTGAATTCAACCGCCCCTTCCTGATGCTGATTTTTGATAGAGACACAAACAGTACTCTCTTCATAGGAAAAATATCTAACCCAACTACCACTAGCACAAGTGAGATATGA